The following coding sequences are from one Chthonomonadales bacterium window:
- a CDS encoding 2-oxoisovalerate dehydrogenase, which translates to MPNLIESHASATEPISDLRLLRVMAVARECDRREGLLVRQSRGWFHVGGSGHEGLASIANVLRPDDWLFPYYRDRALCLARGLSPYEMALDFFAARESSSGGRQMPCHFSCGRLRIFSVATPIASQCLPAAGAAMAIRRQGGDSVVVCTVGDAALRQGEYYEALALAVQERLPVVFVVEDNGLGISTRTEPHNPYRLGILAVEGVVRVNGREPRRVHAAAAAAVGRARDSRGPTVLWCDLDRLCSHTSSDDHRVYRTAEEIAAMRERDPIARTAAKLRERGELDAAAWERLQEDVAAEVEEAYARAERAERPDAGEVAEWLYAPEPAPEPPPVAAATGTTMVAVLNETLRAGLAADPRVVLFGEDIEDPKGGVFGLTRGLSREFPGRVMNSPLAEATIAGIAVGMAAAGLRPVFEFQFIDFAAPAMSQILNQVASLRWRTCGDWACPATFIAPAGAYLPAGGPWHSQTGDGLWTHIPGLQVGVPSTPGDAAGMLWSAMRGENPTLILVPKHVFRKRVDAPACPTVPVGQAVVRREGVDVTVAAWGNCVEVAEEAAERAAAEGMSAEVIDLRWLNPCDWDGLERSLRKTGRLVVVDEDSRTGSFGQAIVGELTSRSTSWDTFLSGPRLVARKDVHVPYCPDLEYAVLPDVDGVLEAVRAAMC; encoded by the coding sequence ATGCCGAACCTCATCGAATCCCATGCGTCCGCCACGGAGCCGATCTCCGACCTCCGCCTGCTCCGCGTGATGGCCGTCGCGCGCGAGTGCGATCGCCGCGAGGGGCTGCTCGTGCGCCAGAGCCGGGGCTGGTTCCATGTGGGGGGGTCGGGTCACGAGGGCCTGGCCAGCATCGCCAACGTGCTGCGGCCCGACGACTGGCTCTTCCCGTACTACCGCGATCGGGCGCTCTGTCTGGCCCGCGGGCTCTCGCCCTACGAGATGGCGCTCGACTTCTTCGCGGCCCGCGAGTCGAGCAGCGGTGGCCGGCAGATGCCATGCCACTTCAGTTGCGGACGCCTTCGCATCTTCTCTGTGGCCACGCCGATCGCCTCGCAGTGCCTCCCCGCAGCCGGCGCGGCGATGGCGATCCGCCGGCAGGGCGGCGACTCCGTGGTGGTCTGCACCGTGGGCGATGCGGCACTGCGCCAGGGCGAGTACTACGAGGCGCTCGCTCTCGCCGTTCAGGAGCGCCTGCCCGTCGTGTTCGTGGTGGAGGACAACGGGCTCGGCATCAGCACGCGCACGGAGCCGCACAACCCCTATCGGCTGGGTATCCTGGCGGTGGAGGGAGTGGTGCGAGTGAACGGGCGAGAGCCGCGTCGCGTCCATGCGGCCGCCGCGGCCGCCGTCGGCCGGGCTCGCGACAGCAGGGGGCCCACCGTACTGTGGTGTGACCTCGACCGCCTGTGCTCTCATACGAGCTCGGACGATCACCGGGTGTACCGCACGGCCGAGGAGATCGCGGCCATGCGGGAGCGCGACCCTATCGCGCGGACCGCCGCGAAGTTGCGCGAGCGCGGCGAGCTAGACGCCGCGGCGTGGGAGCGCCTCCAGGAGGACGTGGCCGCCGAGGTGGAGGAGGCCTACGCGCGGGCGGAGCGGGCGGAGCGCCCCGATGCTGGCGAGGTCGCCGAATGGCTCTATGCGCCGGAGCCAGCGCCCGAACCGCCCCCCGTTGCCGCCGCCACCGGAACGACGATGGTGGCCGTGCTCAACGAGACCTTGCGCGCCGGGCTGGCCGCCGATCCGCGCGTCGTCCTGTTCGGAGAGGACATCGAGGACCCGAAGGGTGGCGTGTTCGGCCTGACGCGTGGCCTCAGCCGGGAGTTCCCGGGCCGTGTGATGAACTCGCCGCTCGCCGAGGCGACGATCGCGGGCATCGCGGTCGGCATGGCAGCCGCCGGGCTCCGACCCGTGTTCGAGTTCCAGTTCATCGACTTCGCCGCGCCGGCGATGAGCCAGATCCTCAATCAGGTCGCCTCCCTGCGCTGGCGGACATGCGGGGACTGGGCCTGCCCGGCCACCTTCATCGCTCCGGCGGGGGCCTATCTGCCCGCCGGCGGCCCATGGCACAGCCAGACCGGCGATGGCCTCTGGACGCACATTCCGGGCCTCCAGGTCGGCGTGCCGTCGACGCCCGGCGATGCCGCCGGCATGCTGTGGTCGGCGATGCGCGGCGAGAACCCGACGCTCATCCTGGTGCCCAAACACGTGTTCCGCAAGCGGGTGGACGCGCCGGCGTGTCCGACGGTGCCCGTCGGCCAGGCGGTCGTGCGGCGCGAGGGGGTCGACGTCACGGTGGCGGCCTGGGGCAACTGTGTCGAGGTGGCCGAGGAAGCGGCGGAGCGAGCCGCCGCCGAGGGCATGTCGGCGGAGGTGATCGACCTGCGCTGGCTCAACCCGTGCGACTGGGACGGTCTCGAGCGCTCCCTGCGGAAGACGGGGCGGCTGGTGGTGGTGGATGAGGACTCGCGGACGGGCAGCTTCGGGCAAGCGATCGTGGGCGAGCTAACGAGCCGGAGCACCTCATGGGATACGTTTCTCTCGGGACCTCGGCTTGTCGCGCGGAAGGACGTGCACGTGCCATACTGCCCGGACCTGGAGTACGCGGTGCTGCCGGATGTGGACGGCGTCCTGGAGGCAGTTCGCGCGGCGATGTGCTGA
- a CDS encoding TIGR03960 family B12-binding radical SAM protein, whose product MARAPGIVNENATARRARHADQERSGPPALGLTRPVTHAILRHRPDGSATPLVTAFIGDRLERILPAVLKPARYAGGELNAVVKDHSHCVISFAVAFPDAYEIAMSNLAVSILYHVVNSRPACVAERVFAPWPDMEAAMRAAAVPLFTLETRRPVRDFDFLGFSLATELGYTNVLNMLDLAGVPVRAADRARGGFPLVVGGGHCAFNPEPLAPFFDLFVVGEGEDVVVEILNAYAEAREAPREALLRRMARVSGVYVPALYRSEPTGSGGVRPVPDGPGVPERVTRRVVEDVDALPFPDAPIVPFLDVVHDRVALEVMRGCTRGCRFCQAGMVTRPVREKSPEVLLRQAEALLRATGHDEVSLVSLSTSDHSRVEELVGALTERHAGERVGVSLPSLRADRDCVELAQRVQTVRKSGLTFAPEAGTQRLRDVINKGVTEEDLFAAAEAAFAAGWRRIKLYFMIGLPTETDEDVTAIADLAMRVARLARRMGVRKPAVGVGVSSFVPKPHTPFQWHGQATIDEVRRKQALLARAVTDRGVELRWHDPRATRVEGVLALGDRRVAGVVWHAWRLGCRFDAWDDQLRYDAWERALDLAGVDPARVANRDRYYAEPLPWDHIDCGVSKGYLRAEDKRARRGEGTADCHYAPCTMCQACERYVLERRPRRAAAPVAAVGAADARGGGFH is encoded by the coding sequence ATGGCACGGGCGCCAGGCATCGTCAACGAGAACGCGACGGCGCGCCGCGCCCGCCATGCCGACCAGGAACGCTCCGGCCCGCCGGCCCTCGGTTTGACTCGCCCTGTCACGCATGCTATACTCCGGCATCGACCCGATGGGAGTGCGACCCCGCTCGTGACCGCGTTCATAGGCGATCGCCTGGAGAGGATCCTTCCCGCGGTCCTCAAGCCGGCCCGGTACGCGGGCGGCGAGCTCAACGCAGTGGTCAAAGACCATTCCCACTGCGTGATCTCGTTCGCCGTCGCGTTTCCCGACGCGTACGAGATCGCGATGAGCAATCTTGCCGTCTCGATTCTCTATCACGTCGTCAACAGCCGGCCCGCGTGCGTCGCTGAGCGGGTGTTTGCGCCGTGGCCGGACATGGAGGCCGCCATGCGGGCCGCCGCCGTGCCGCTATTCACGCTGGAAACCCGCCGGCCGGTGCGCGACTTTGACTTCCTTGGCTTCTCGCTTGCCACGGAACTCGGCTACACGAACGTCCTGAACATGCTCGACCTCGCCGGCGTGCCGGTGCGTGCGGCCGACCGCGCGCGCGGCGGCTTCCCACTCGTCGTGGGAGGGGGCCACTGCGCGTTCAACCCGGAACCGCTCGCGCCGTTCTTTGACCTGTTCGTGGTGGGCGAGGGCGAGGACGTGGTTGTCGAGATCCTGAACGCCTACGCGGAGGCGCGCGAAGCGCCGCGAGAGGCGCTGCTGCGGCGCATGGCGCGCGTGTCGGGTGTGTATGTGCCAGCGCTGTACCGTTCCGAGCCGACCGGCTCTGGCGGCGTTCGTCCCGTACCCGACGGCCCCGGTGTTCCGGAACGCGTAACGCGCCGCGTGGTGGAGGATGTCGACGCCCTACCGTTTCCCGACGCGCCCATCGTTCCGTTCCTCGACGTGGTGCACGACCGCGTGGCGCTCGAGGTGATGCGCGGCTGCACCCGCGGCTGTAGGTTCTGTCAGGCCGGCATGGTGACTCGCCCGGTGCGTGAGAAGTCGCCCGAGGTTCTGCTGCGCCAGGCCGAGGCGCTTCTGCGCGCCACCGGCCATGACGAGGTGTCGCTCGTCTCGCTCTCCACATCGGACCATAGCCGCGTGGAGGAACTCGTGGGCGCGCTCACGGAGCGCCATGCCGGCGAGCGCGTTGGGGTGTCGCTCCCGTCGCTGCGGGCCGACCGCGACTGCGTCGAGCTCGCTCAGCGTGTCCAGACGGTGCGCAAGAGTGGCCTCACGTTCGCGCCGGAGGCCGGCACGCAGCGCCTCCGCGATGTGATCAACAAGGGCGTGACCGAGGAGGACCTGTTCGCGGCCGCCGAGGCCGCCTTCGCCGCCGGTTGGAGGCGCATCAAGCTCTACTTCATGATCGGGCTACCCACGGAGACCGACGAGGACGTGACGGCCATAGCGGACCTGGCGATGCGCGTGGCGCGCCTGGCACGGCGCATGGGGGTTCGCAAGCCGGCGGTGGGGGTGGGCGTCTCCTCATTCGTCCCGAAGCCGCACACGCCGTTTCAGTGGCACGGGCAGGCCACCATCGACGAGGTGCGCCGCAAGCAGGCGCTGTTGGCGCGCGCCGTGACGGATCGCGGCGTGGAGCTCCGCTGGCATGACCCGCGCGCTACGCGCGTCGAGGGCGTTCTTGCCCTCGGTGACCGCCGGGTGGCCGGGGTCGTCTGGCACGCGTGGCGTCTCGGCTGCCGTTTCGATGCGTGGGACGACCAACTCCGTTACGACGCGTGGGAGCGCGCGCTCGATCTCGCCGGCGTCGACCCGGCGCGGGTCGCGAACCGCGATCGTTACTACGCCGAGCCACTCCCCTGGGACCACATCGACTGCGGTGTGAGCAAGGGCTACCTGAGAGCGGAGGACAAGCGGGCCCGGCGCGGCGAGGGGACCGCGGACTGCCACTACGCGCCATGCACCATGTGCCAGGCGTGCGAGCGTTACGTTCTCGAGCGGCGGCCGCGACGCGCCGCCGCTCCCGTGGCCGCCGTCGGCGCCGCCGACGCGCGTGGAGGAGGATTCCACTGA
- a CDS encoding endonuclease MutS2 yields MDAHTLKVLEWRKVLDRLAAHTATGMGREAAFNLAPAVYPEVVNRALQETREAKALLDRGAGMPLGGIRDIRQAVDRAAIEFPLAPIELLDVAQTVAAARRLRTFLVRGVDDHPLLAEIGGNLPVLPGIETRIEEAIAANGEVRDSATPDLARLRSQRKLSHNRLMERLNSIVAGERYRTFIQEPIVTLREGRYCIPVKAEFRGQLGGIVHDASASGATVFVEPGSCVELGNELKEIAVREEQEVARILGRLTALIGAAAAEMRQMLETLRALDLANAKAALALEMDASEPRVNRDGLVRLRAARHPLLTGAVVPIDIEIGATFSILLITGPNTGGKTVALKTVGLMAIMAQSGLQIPASPDTDLALFDQVFADIGDEQDIEQSLSTFSAHLRNIVHITGALRGSALVLLDEVGAGTDPAEGAALAKAILSALKRAGARVLATTHYGELKEYAYANAGVENAAVEFDRETLRPTYRVLLGVPGSSHALYIAGRLGLAEAIIEEARANLSTRDRTTSELLQQIEASRRHALELERDAELAGRAAAAAREEYERRAREVADVQRTVRREAQEEARGVLRRASEKAENILDELRKMNRGKRKGSTARQELAALRTEVAGALEEPEEPEAESAPPGGYALRRGDRVRVTSLGAEGTLIEDPREGIVAVQVGSMRATLPVDVLRPASAKPDDPARRARSSAAEISMRKAIHISPDLTIRALRVDEAAPMLEKYLDDAYAAGIAQVRIIHGKGTGALRRFVGDTLRVHPVVGGFRAGDDGEGGEGVTIVTFKE; encoded by the coding sequence ATGGACGCACACACGCTCAAGGTCCTGGAGTGGCGAAAGGTCCTCGACCGGCTCGCGGCGCACACCGCCACGGGCATGGGCCGCGAGGCTGCATTTAACCTCGCTCCCGCCGTCTACCCGGAGGTCGTGAACCGCGCCCTCCAGGAAACGCGCGAGGCGAAGGCTCTGCTTGACCGCGGCGCCGGAATGCCGCTCGGCGGCATCCGCGACATCCGCCAGGCGGTGGACCGCGCCGCCATTGAGTTCCCCCTTGCTCCCATCGAGCTCCTGGACGTCGCCCAGACCGTCGCGGCCGCCCGTCGTCTCAGGACCTTCCTCGTTCGCGGAGTCGACGACCACCCGCTGCTGGCGGAGATTGGTGGCAATCTGCCGGTGCTCCCCGGCATCGAGACGCGCATTGAGGAGGCCATCGCGGCCAATGGCGAGGTGCGCGACTCGGCCACGCCCGATCTCGCTCGCCTCCGCTCCCAGCGCAAGCTCAGCCACAACCGGCTCATGGAGCGCCTGAACAGTATCGTTGCCGGCGAGCGCTACCGCACATTCATCCAGGAGCCAATCGTCACGCTGCGCGAGGGCCGGTACTGCATCCCGGTGAAGGCGGAGTTCCGCGGTCAGCTTGGCGGCATCGTCCACGACGCGAGCGCCAGCGGCGCCACGGTCTTCGTGGAGCCCGGAAGCTGCGTGGAGCTCGGCAACGAGCTCAAGGAGATCGCCGTCCGCGAGGAGCAGGAGGTGGCCCGCATCCTTGGCCGGCTTACGGCGCTCATCGGAGCGGCGGCCGCGGAGATGCGGCAAATGCTGGAGACCCTGCGCGCCCTGGATCTGGCCAACGCCAAGGCCGCCCTGGCCCTCGAGATGGATGCCTCCGAGCCGCGCGTGAACCGCGATGGCCTCGTGCGCCTGCGTGCCGCGCGCCATCCCCTGCTCACCGGCGCCGTAGTCCCCATCGATATCGAGATCGGCGCCACCTTCAGCATCCTGCTGATCACCGGACCCAACACCGGCGGCAAGACCGTCGCCCTTAAGACCGTCGGCCTCATGGCCATCATGGCCCAGTCCGGCCTGCAGATCCCGGCCTCGCCGGACACCGACCTCGCGCTGTTCGACCAGGTGTTCGCCGACATCGGCGACGAGCAGGACATCGAACAGTCGCTCTCGACGTTCTCCGCGCACCTGAGGAACATCGTCCACATCACGGGAGCGCTCAGGGGCAGCGCGCTCGTGCTGCTGGACGAGGTTGGCGCGGGCACCGACCCCGCGGAGGGCGCTGCCCTCGCCAAGGCGATCCTCTCGGCGCTGAAGCGTGCTGGCGCGCGAGTGCTCGCCACCACGCACTATGGCGAGCTCAAGGAGTACGCCTACGCGAACGCTGGCGTCGAGAACGCCGCCGTCGAGTTCGACCGCGAGACGCTTCGACCGACCTACCGGGTGCTGCTCGGCGTTCCCGGCAGTTCGCACGCACTCTACATCGCCGGCCGCCTGGGCCTGGCGGAGGCGATCATCGAGGAGGCGCGCGCCAATCTGTCGACGCGAGACCGGACCACCAGCGAACTCCTGCAGCAGATCGAGGCCAGCCGCCGCCACGCGCTCGAGCTGGAGCGCGACGCCGAGCTCGCCGGCCGCGCGGCGGCGGCCGCGCGGGAGGAGTACGAGCGGCGCGCGCGCGAGGTGGCCGACGTGCAGCGCACCGTCCGCCGCGAGGCGCAGGAGGAGGCGCGCGGGGTGCTGCGGCGCGCGTCCGAGAAGGCCGAGAACATCCTCGACGAGCTCCGCAAGATGAACCGGGGCAAGCGCAAGGGTTCGACGGCGCGCCAGGAGTTGGCGGCGCTGCGCACGGAGGTGGCCGGCGCGCTCGAGGAGCCCGAGGAGCCGGAGGCCGAGTCGGCCCCGCCCGGCGGCTACGCGTTGCGCCGTGGCGACCGCGTGCGCGTCACCTCGCTGGGCGCCGAAGGCACGCTGATCGAGGACCCCCGTGAGGGGATCGTCGCCGTGCAGGTAGGATCGATGCGCGCCACGCTGCCCGTCGACGTGCTGCGCCCCGCCAGCGCCAAGCCCGATGACCCGGCGCGTCGGGCGCGCTCCAGCGCGGCCGAGATCTCGATGCGCAAGGCGATCCACATCTCGCCGGATCTCACGATCCGGGCGCTGCGGGTCGACGAGGCGGCGCCTATGCTCGAGAAGTACCTGGACGACGCCTATGCCGCGGGCATCGCCCAGGTGCGCATTATCCACGGCAAGGGTACAGGCGCCCTGCGGCGCTTTGTGGGGGACACACTGAGGGTGCATCCTGTAGTCGGCGGCTTCCGGGCGGGCGACGACGGTGAGGGTGGCGAGGGCGTTACGATCGTCACCTTCAAGGAGTAG
- a CDS encoding cytidine deaminase: protein MAALVGLAATARERAHAPYSGFAVGAAVVADDDRVFAACNVENASYGLSLCAERAALAEAVARGVRAVRAVVVVAGGGEPPRPCGACLQWIAELGGPGTEIVSVSIGGARERASLRDLLPRPYRLGSEGAGDR, encoded by the coding sequence GTGGCAGCGCTCGTCGGCCTGGCCGCGACGGCGCGCGAGCGGGCCCACGCCCCCTACAGCGGCTTCGCGGTGGGAGCGGCCGTGGTGGCGGACGACGACCGCGTCTTCGCGGCCTGCAACGTGGAGAACGCTTCCTACGGTCTCTCCCTATGCGCGGAGCGCGCGGCGCTGGCGGAGGCCGTGGCCCGAGGCGTGCGGGCCGTGCGCGCCGTCGTCGTCGTGGCGGGGGGTGGCGAGCCGCCCCGGCCGTGCGGCGCGTGCCTCCAGTGGATCGCCGAGCTCGGGGGGCCGGGTACCGAGATCGTGAGCGTCAGCATCGGCGGCGCCCGCGAGCGCGCCAGCCTGCGTGACCTCCTGCCGCGGCCCTATCGACTCGGGAGCGAGGGCGCGGGTGACCGATGA
- a CDS encoding mannitol-1-phosphate 5-dehydrogenase, protein MTPTAVQFGAGSIGRGFIAQLFHDGGLEVVFVDVLEAFVSAINARRSYTIRIVGPSAEDIEIGGVRAVNGRDAGRVAEEVATCRVACTAVGAKALPQIAPTLAAGLLLRHRQGAEPLNILVCENLHSAGAVLRGLVGRHLPAGERDAVLAEAGFVQAVVSRMVPLREGDNASDPLLVRAEAYRRLPVDAAAVVGTLPDLPGVEPVADFPAHEARKLFVHNCAHAALGYLGWRRGILHGYEALADPAIHSEVMAVLAETGEALIRRFGLDRDEHRAHVADLLARFSNVALGDTCFRLARDPVRKLSPDDRLVGAARLCEQTGVAPNALARVVGAALRFDAAEDPVAVEMQRRIAAEGAPAVLRSVAGIAPDEPLGRAALAAYALLSAGAAG, encoded by the coding sequence ATGACGCCGACAGCCGTGCAGTTCGGCGCCGGTAGCATTGGCCGGGGCTTCATCGCCCAGCTGTTCCATGACGGCGGCCTTGAGGTGGTCTTCGTCGACGTGCTCGAGGCGTTCGTGAGCGCGATCAACGCGCGTCGCTCCTACACGATCCGCATCGTCGGCCCGAGCGCCGAAGACATCGAGATCGGCGGCGTGCGCGCCGTGAACGGGCGCGACGCGGGTCGCGTGGCCGAGGAGGTGGCAACGTGTCGCGTCGCCTGCACGGCCGTCGGCGCCAAGGCGCTCCCGCAGATCGCGCCGACGCTGGCCGCCGGCCTCCTGCTGCGCCACCGCCAAGGCGCCGAGCCCCTGAACATCCTGGTGTGCGAGAACCTCCACAGCGCCGGCGCGGTGCTTCGCGGCCTGGTGGGCCGTCACCTTCCCGCCGGCGAGCGAGACGCGGTACTTGCCGAGGCCGGCTTCGTGCAGGCCGTTGTCAGCCGCATGGTCCCGCTGCGGGAGGGCGACAACGCCTCGGACCCTCTGTTGGTCCGCGCCGAGGCCTACCGCCGCCTGCCCGTTGACGCGGCCGCGGTCGTCGGCACGCTGCCCGATCTGCCCGGTGTCGAGCCGGTGGCCGACTTCCCAGCCCACGAAGCCCGCAAGCTCTTTGTACACAACTGCGCTCACGCCGCCCTGGGCTATCTGGGCTGGCGCCGTGGGATTCTGCACGGGTACGAGGCGCTCGCTGATCCCGCCATCCACAGCGAGGTCATGGCCGTGCTGGCCGAGACGGGCGAGGCGCTCATCCGCCGTTTCGGCCTCGACCGGGACGAGCACCGGGCCCACGTGGCGGACCTGCTCGCACGCTTCTCCAACGTCGCCCTCGGCGACACCTGCTTCCGCCTGGCGCGTGACCCGGTGCGCAAGCTCTCCCCCGATGACCGGCTCGTCGGCGCGGCACGGCTCTGCGAGCAGACCGGGGTGGCGCCGAACGCTCTCGCCCGCGTGGTCGGCGCGGCCCTGCGGTTCGATGCCGCCGAGGATCCCGTCGCCGTCGAGATGCAGCGCCGAATCGCCGCCGAGGGCGCGCCGGCCGTCCTGCGGTCGGTCGCGGGCATCGCGCCGGATGAGCCGCTCGGGCGCGCCGCGCTCGCCGCCTACGCCCTGCTCAGCGCCGGGGCCGCGGGCTGA